taaatcagaattaactaTGTTACATGGTTCTCCATCACGAGACTCGCTGGGAGTTCCACCACTGCCTGAATTAATGAGTCCAGAACGTGGGTTTTCCAAAGTATTATTATTCGGAGTTGGTATTGGTGGTGCAACCGACAACTGACTGGTAAAATCCTGGAGAGCATTATTGACTTGTTGAGCAATTAATTTCTCCAGAGCGTCATCGAGTGCTTGTTCGTTCGCAACTCTGTCATTTTGATTTGCTTCAGATCCGTTTTGGTTCGCAACTCTGTTATTTTGATTTGCTTCAGATCCGTCTGGAGTCCCCTCTCGTGACTGTCCCTGAGAATGTGTGGCGAAGGAGGTGGGATTCTGTCATCTGCATCGTTCACTTGATGCTGTAGATCTTGTGGTGGTAAattgtgttggttattgtcgttgacATTCGACATGGTCGTTTTTTATGAAAGAATTGATTTGAAAAGCAAacgattatcagattcccggtaacggaaccaatttgtttaaccaaaaatacgGATTTCGATCAAAGCTTAATTTTAGAataactcgggttactgataatcaaatgtAAATGAAAATGATTGATGTAAATAATAACTGAATAGAAAGCAAAATAAATCAGTATATTTCAATAGTATTTCGTATCCTTACAAATGTTCAATCTTCACCTTTTATAGCTATCTCTAAGTAATACATTTTGTTTCTCTCATAATAGAGCCATTATGGACCATTAGTGGCatttaatgtaacgttataattgGTAATCATAGCTGATTCAATACAGATTCCATAACGTTTTCTGTGATTAATGCCTATTAATTACCGATAATACGTATCTTTACCCATTTTGCTAGTTAGGTTCATTCTTTTGATGTGACTTCTGAATATCAATAGGTTCGAGCACCTTTCCTTTCTAACTCTCTTGAATCTCTGCCCGTACCTGCTGAAACTCGTGCCTCTTCAACTATTCTTTGCCAACTGTCATTTTTttaccagtccacgtgtcatgacatgtCACCTCATAATTAATTCTATACATGAACTTAATTTTCCCCAATAcataaagtaaaaagaaaaagttttctAGTTTGATAAGGTAACTGTTCGCTTTAAAATCGAAAATGAATTCAATACAATTCAACATTATCTAAGAAATGATTTTAGAATTTGATTCTATAAAAATTTAAATTCCATTTTTGAATGAAGTTACTTCGTGTCGCGGCTGCTCCACTCTGTTGCGGTCTCATGAACTGAACTTCGTTGCCTTCCCGCGCGCGAAGCGAATGGGCGCTGTGCCGTGGGTCAGTTTCGGGGTGGAGAGCGAAGAGAGACCAGAAGAATGATTCATGTGGATCGACAAGTAGTTTCACACCAACATATCATGTTATAAAAACTGAAACAAAGAAGAAACAAGCAAGGGGGGCCAAAGATGAAGTGCCATAATCATGTACACAGCAAATAAGAACTAGAAAGTCATCCGAGGAAGTTTTACTACAATATGAAAACAGCAAAGGCTCGTTTTATATATAGTTGTAAACATTTATTAGTTTCCTAAGATCTAAAAAGAATGGTTGTTTACACTTGACTTTACATGTTGATGGATATACAGTTCATATTTTACAAGCGGATTTATACAAACTTCTTGGAGATATAGATTTTAAAGAGTCCGTATAATCTACTTGCAGGATCCAGAGATTGGAGAAATGTGGAATCATCAGAAGGCGGCACTCCACAAAGCATTCTCGCCTTCCCCACAACGGCGATGAACCTCCTTAATCCTCTCTACAGACTTGCAAATACCACTGCAGCTCCAATCAAAGGAAGCAACACAGATGTTGCCTGCTTGAGCTTTCAACTCACAATCTGTTAATATATAGATAATCAAACAAGAGTAAACAACTCCACTACTTGGACCAAATAGGGTGATTAGGAGATTAATGAGCAGAACTGAGGTCAGAGATTATCCAGAGAAGCAAGAATTTTCCAGATACTAACTGAAAGAAGCAAAGCTGAATCAGTAAATGTGATTCCTGAAAATATGTAACAAGCAACATATTTGGAAGACTTCTGTTTACAGTTTCGGTCATTTCTTATACCATGTTCAAGACATAATCCAATGCCAACGTTCAATATAATTCCACTTCCGTATCAAGGGAAACAAAGAAAGAGGCATAGGAACTCTAATATAAGAAACCATTTTCCCTTACACAAAATCATGAAGGACAATAGTGTTATTGGAGAATAGCTGACTCATCAATCAAACGTCGACTTTAAGGCTGATGATAAAACCcctttttgaagaaaaaacatCAACTGACTCTCCCTTTCTTAATGATCTTAGAGATACTAACATATAAAAGCAGATGACACTGAAATTGTCAATCATCACTGCTCCATGCAAATTAAGAAGTCATAACTTTCGTGAATCTTACCAGGTGGAGTTCCACAACACAATTTACGGTCATCTACATGTTCCACATCCAATCCAATGAACCATGATCCCAATGTTACATCCTCATTAGCATACTTATGTAGAATATGCCTTGGAAGTATATTTAACGATCAGCAAATGATATTTGATTAACAAAAACAATCCAAGTCCATAAGAAAACAACAAATGCTTACCGGTTTATAGATATATAGGTTGCCAAATCTTTTGAGATGGCATACAGCTGGCCTGTTGCATGTCGGAAATACCTGTTTCCATCCTCACCAAATTTCCAATGCTCGGGTTCATGATATCTCACTCCCCTACAAAATGAAGGAGGACAAAATTGGAATAAGTATAGGAAATTTCTTCAGCATGCATTTACAGACAAATAGTAGTAAACCCTCTGCTTACTTCTGCGCAAGGACAGGACCAGATTTCATGCAACCAATATATACCATGGGTTTTGAGCGATTTCTAGCTAGAGTTGCTGCCAGCGTTCCTGAAGTTTGAATACATGCAGGTTAACTGTGCAAGCAAAGACAGTTCACGTGTAGAAATAGAAGCATGGTCTTTAGAATCCATAAGGGCTGCATTTACCTAGATTTACATGCACATCGTCATCAACTTTGACATAGAAATCTGCATCCCAGAGAGAAATAGCTGTAGTAAAATAGCTCTTTGTCTTGGCTGATAGTTCAAGGTATCCCTCAACATGTTCCTAATGAAGTTCAATTGACATGTCAATTTTTGAGGAACAACTAACTGTATCCCCTTTTCACCGTTTTTACGAGGGACAGGATTTCATATAGGAGTAGACCAGAGAGCATTGACATTACCAGCCTCAAGAAATCTCCATGCATCTTCTCTTCTGCTTCAATTGCTCTATCAAGAATGCCACCTGATGTTGCACTGGTGAAGTGATAATTAAATGGGTAATAATATAAAACCCCAAGCACCAGACAATAATTATAGACAGGAGAAACATACAAATAATCCATCTAACAACTTTGATAATTATGGAATTCTGAACTATACAAGAAATTATGAACGTCATTTTTAATCTTCAGCACATTCCTTAAAAAAACCTCTGTGGTAAATTCAAAGTAACATTTTCACGGAGTAGCCTCTCCCTAACCCAGAAACAATAGAAGAATAAAAAAATGAATATTATTGGCAAGCTACAACATAAAGCTTGGTAACTACGTCTGAAGGACATCGGACCTAATTGAGTCACGTACCTGTGTCCTATTACAAACCGAATCACAATGCCCTTTTCCTCCTCAAGCTTCTTTAGCTTATCACCTGCTTTACGACAAGTCAATAATGAAATTTTCAGTAGGCACCTCGTTGTAGTACACGTGCGCAAATAAGAAAGAACACACTATTAATGAAATGTCAAGAACCTTGTGGCATCCAGGTAGCACGAACTGAGTCTCTTCTTTTTCGGCTACTAAAGGCGGTGTTTATTCCTATGACCATTAGATATTTTCTCTTCTTGGTTAATTCAGGGATATTCAGATCTTGAGTTATTGGAGAACCACTCATTATAGAATCCTGCAATGCCCTCGCTGCAGCTAATTCCATCTCCAGATTTGAGATTGTTTTATCCAGGGTTCTGCATTTTGTTAAATAAAAAAGTGATAAGCAGCTCTCACTTTTTCAATACTTACATCGAAAAACATGATCCTCGTAAAATTTACGAATAACAAGCATAAGAAACTTACTGTATAGCATGATCCGTCCTTGAAACTTCCCCAAGAATATCCTTGGATTCACTTTTTACATCCTTCCGCTAAAAACAACAAGACCAAAGTCATTAATTCCCGACAAGCTTGAATATCAGAGTACCTAAGATTACATTGTTGTCCACTTTTCTTGCATAAAATTCACAGTTGTAGGATCACAGTCCGCACGCACTAACCCTACCTTTTGATCATCAACCTGTGTTGTCCTTGATATTCTTTTAGCTTCAGGCGGTGTCCACATCCTACAACCATAATAATGCAATTAACAATGAACGCACATATGCTCATGGCATAAAGAATAAATTGGAAAGAGTTGCAACGGAGAAGCGCACAGCTGGAAACAACATTCTAACTTCAACACCagattattcaaatttaaggaaTAACAAGTCTCTGTTACAAGGCAAAATCTAGGCTAGAGATAGTGACAGATGTGGTGTATCTAAACACCCATAACAGTAAAATTTCTTAAACTTGAAAAGCATTCACCTCTAACTAATCAAACTACAGAAGAGAAAATTTCCATAAGAAACAAGCTTAACTTCTAATGCGCCAGCAATGGGACCAACAGCAACAGGAAAAGTTTTGCAACCAATGGGAGGAAAATGGATTTTAACAATTTCAGGTTCTAATCACAGTCTCAATACCACACAATCGACGGTGACGAAATCGACAATAAATTTACAATCAAACagattttgtttttggattttatcAATACCACACAATCCGCTCCTTTGTCGGTTCATGTGCAAGTAGGAAACTACAACCTCATGCAAAGGACAAAAGCATAAACGTAACAACTGACTTGCATTTTACGAAGTCACAAAGTTACTTTAAGATTAAATCATAACAAGCATTGCTACAGTAATCATCTCAACACTTAAAACCAATAGCCTAAATGGAACCTATAATTTCCTAAATTGTATAGACAGAGTCTAAAGACCCATTATAATCCATATCAGCAAACTATTACAAACACAGACACCAAATAAGCTTCATTTGTTACAAACACTTTTATTCTAATTTGTCCAAAAAATAATGACACCTTTCTAGCCACATGAATCATAGCCACACAAATGGGACAGAGGGTGTAATAAACTGCAAGATTTAGCTAGGAAGACAAATACcttaagaaaattcaaaaaccaTCATAATCCAATCAAAAACAGAAATGAAATGCATATTATAAAGATGAAAGAAAGAACCTGTGGGTGAAGAGCATTCCAGCAAAGAAGCAGCCAATACAGAGAAAGATGGTCAAATTTCGAGAAGCAACACCTTTTAAAGCTGATTCTGCTCTTTTATTTTTCCAATTCATTGTACTCTTCATTTGCTTAACCAACTCAATAGAGCTAATTCAATTAGCAATATCCATTTAGACTCTCAACTCAACCTACAGCTTTTCTCTTACAAAACAAGATGTCAGAAGAGAACTGACTAACAAATTTTTTATGGATCCTTGAATTGTCTTTTGCCagttttattggaaaaatttctgtAATATTAACTGAGAATGAGCAGTAAGGGTGAAGTAGAAGGAGAAGGTATTTACAGTTTTGTGGAATTTGAGGAATACAAGACCCACATAAGCGTTCCCGACTTCTTCCATACccacttccttttttcttttcatttttttatcatgtatttatgtttctcttttcttttgtccttGACCGTAGTATGTCCTTCATATGCCTTTGTCGGTGGGAGGGACGATGAACGTTACTAATACAAAAGCCAGCTTCAACTTGGTGCCTTGGTGGCTAGTTGGATGATTGAAAAAACTTATCACAATAACAGTGGTACCAACTAATAAGAGTTAATGTGCAAACACATGatatattatttattgatttgatacttgtgtacgggtaaaatcgggagCAATATTTTCCCCAATTCCCTAATAAGGAAATAAGAGGGAAGCACGATTCGACGCAACTGAAAGCAAGGCTGAAGGATCCCTCGTATTAGAACTCAGGAGGAGTGAACGATGTATCTGGGATCAGGCACATCAAAATAACGAACCCGGACCAAGTAAAGTTTTGAGACAACGGAAAAAGGAGGAACGGTTGGGCATGACAAACCGTAATATTCACCCTCAACCGGATATTACGGCGCGAATCCTGTCCGATATCAACTGTGGATCGACATTTACgggaaaaagaagatttttaccttattttgacTTGTATTAGGACtgaaattcccctactatataaaggggagaattttttcattttaacacaCTATTGACACGCATATCAAAGTAATAAAAAGTTTATTTTTGTCTTCTAGTTATTATTCAAAGTGTTCTTCAGTTATTCTCTTTTTTAATTGCAACCGAGCTTTCGATCAAGGCCGAATTTCAGTGTTCAACTTGAGATCGGGCTTGATTGTTACATTGCGATTGGTTTGATCTTTTATTCTCTCTTTAATGTAATTGCTTGCTCTTCTTAGATcattcgtattgaattaaatcacgtatcctttaaaccgcgtacaaatttaattgttactcatttgtAAGGGTAAacggtttggcgcccaccgtggggctaaagataatagtggtgatttgatacgaatctccataacacaccctgTTTTACGCTTGTTATTTGAAGTTTTGATTTCAGGTTAACCTAAGgatgtcaaattctcagtctgctcacttgaatGTTGATGCCGAGTCAGGCCACCACAGCGAGAACAATAACGTGATACCTAGCAATGATGTGCCCCCTTTTGATCCCAATGGTATCCCAGCCGCCGACCCGATCGATGCTAACTCACCGGTTAATCTACCAACTGACCCCGAAAACCGCGTTCGCAGGACACCTTGACCATCAACTCGAGAAGCACCCGAAGGTGAATGTGATGGGGTGATCTTGGGGTTGATTTTCGAAATGGTACAAGCTCAACAACTGGCAATAGCTCAATTACAGACCTAGAGCCACGCCCTTAACAGGGTCGAGCCCGAGCGGACTAGGGAAAACACTCGAAGAGATGGACAAGTTGTCGTGGAAAGGGATGAATTCGGGCCCGAGGAAACTTCCGAGGTGATGAAGATGCTCAAACCATTGACAAAATGGGTGGAGTTTGGCAAGAAAAAGATAGAGGCTAaagacaagaaggtggaaacttataacaCCAAGGCCGATCAAATCCTGGGAGCACtgatccacgtccaatccgcactcaatagGGAGTGGAAatggtcgttggaagaatagtacccaacaagagtcggggtcgatttccatAGGGAGTTACTAGGGGTGTTAGGAGGCACTTGATGAAAGTGAAATTGCACTTCCATAAAaggttttgatttctaattctaattttactctagCAATTATAAgctaacaaaagaaattagaAGCGAATgattatttttggtgtttttccaaatagttaaaaagcctagggatgtgaccataacataggtgttcgcctaatgggtaAAATAcgttaatacttattttgttgagtgaggtgtattatagctctcaactctacgttacccactcAGTACCTCTCGATCAAagagtgattttgtccaatttgactttctcaagtccaaatgtgtatcaaacaaaatagttgatatgagctcaagttaGGTTCTCACTAtatctagtttgaaccctttaattaggctaatcaaacccTCAAtaatcccaattccttgttagccaagttatcctagacaaTGCCCTCTTTTCTCAAGAGACTAAGTAGAAAAtgtatgaatcaatgtttgcaatcattaattctaaaattgacgcataaactaagctaaattatcaacactcaatcataaacaagcattaaattaagtaCCCATATGGTttatacactagggttgggtcacaaccctagtaaaaatctagctactcatagcgggaattgaagaaaataaaaaagaaatgctaattaaactcataatctaagattaaaatgataaaatataatgtttaaacactaaaatagtcacaaacttcctaaaatgccaaaatataacGGCTACAACAGCTCAAACTTCGAAACTTGACCTAAAATGTGAAACttgtctatttatagtggcctaAAATTCGTTGACAAAAATGCTCCTCGGCAGgttcgcggccgcacaattccatgtgcggtccgcagatttcttcagttgCAAAATCTTGGATTCTGCAGCTTCACAGTTCTGGATTGCGGCCGCGAAgaattgtgcggcccgcacttcAGCAAGGCTTCAGAACTTGGTCTTTTGCACACTCTCTAAACTTTGAATCATTTGTCAGTGCAGAccttgttctgcggccgcacaatttatgtgcggtccgcacattggcCAAATTCTTGATGGGCTCTTTCAGTTGATCTACGGTAGCATATAGAATTCTGCAGTCCGCACTTTTTTCTGTGGTTGCAGAAATCCTTCTGCTGACCCCATTTCTTTAGTTCTATGCCCTTTCTTGCCTTGTGattcggaacactcctttttgagtcggaatTCATCATGGGAGACCAAACTTCTAACATTCCTAcaatttgcacactttcattagtttcgggaacataaatcaatatttttggactaaaacaaaagcaaaaaagtGCTAATAAGTAAttaaaatctccacttatcaactccctcaaacttaagtctttgcttgtacTCAAGCAAATTAATTAGTTCTCACCTCCTAGAGTTAAGGGTCATGTCAGCGAGTCAAAGGTAAGCCATTCACACATCGGTTCggactaacaattacccacactacccaggcattatcaacaaggtgacaagtcaaatattcatgcacatatagttctaatgtgacatttgagcttcaagaattgactttactcttCAAGGACTCTTGTTttatcatgtaggtcatggtggactccaaactcttcctcctctgctttccatttgccaagctcacttaACCAATTAGCACTCAATCTTAGGATTCATGAAAGGTTTCACTCGTTGatctctcacaagagaatgtcacaagtacgacttcaagtaccataggctttcctctcatgtagatcgccactaatgtatgctcactcggtttgaaatcaagtaggaTTTCTTTCaggttgtaatgaaggcttttggattagggtaggataccatatgggtaagtggttacacctttccttaagcactccacacTTTCATTTTTCGGCTCACAATTGCCAATTCGTAAAGGCATTTTCTTTTCATCGAGGACTAGAGAGACTATCCATCaatctttcttgttcatttcattctttttctccctttttgatttaTCATGCtagggatcattacctctttttgaatccaACAATCCTCCCACTTATTCacgttttgcatttttctttttgttcttttcttttcttgctttttctttCATAgtgatcatttcttttctctttttgtgccttgatacctttttcaaattcctcatctcttacccaaacttatgcttttagtcacttgtttcacaagagtgttaaggtaagtccgggtgccaagagagggtcatgataaaacgggtaaaggcttataacatggttatcaaatgagaaatgttagaggctcaaaagggttgactagggataacgacattggttggcaatagaaagctcaaacaggccaaggaaagcctacaatcacttttcAAACCAGGCAAAACTTAGGATTTtcccttgaaacacattcggggcaagatCTAGACCCTTCGCACGGATACTTGGACTACAACAAttcatctcacctctcacgcaacAAGATTGTAAaaaaggatagagtcgagggcctataacgaccacattcaagtttaaaaatcactatggtccaattaaaccACTCAATGGTTGCCAAAGTCAAttcaagagtcacaaagtcactaactagagctatttctttcaaaaaccttgtctcTAATCATAAACACGTagttaaatgtgttggtaccaattgaAGTATGGTTGACTCTTCGAGCGTGACttgattaggtctttttattcattactgctactattattacctaaacacaaaaacatACTCATTCCcataagaaggttgtcacgccatatATCGTTGtgacgagtcacccggttcacacaaccaCTACCTTTTAAAAGAACTGTGGAGCTTAGAAAACCAAATGCTTATTATCTTCTaaagcataaaaagaagctatttaaCAAAACAAGTGctaatatagaaaaaataaagaagctaataaacaaAAACTACTACAGAGagataaatatacataaaagaagagagagaaggtagataaatacaaataagaaaagaaaaagtatcatcaaattattacagATCAAATGTATCAAAGTGTACCAATATGTCAAATAAATTCCACCCTACCCCCTccccgaataaaagtaagcattgtccccaatgcttagcaaaataagagtaaaagaggagAGGGTGAAGAAAATTCCCTATAGATATTGGACATCTCAGTATCCCTAAAAATGTCATCTCCCTCGGGATTAGCTAACCaaatctcatcatcatcaaatctaggTGTGGCTGGGCTGGCAAACATCTCACGCACTGCCTCAAAAGTGTCAGCGGCAAGGTCTGGctcgtcagactggccagctggtgctacCGGTGCAGATGGTGCTGAAGGATCTGGGGCGGGCTGGTGCGGGTCAAGCAACATGTCAAAGGGAAGGTCGCCAGCTGTAGCAAGTCTATTCACTCCCTTCGGAGCTTGTCCATTGATTTCTTGTTAACTtgggacttcctcatcttctttacttcctttcccagCTCCTCAATCACCGACTCGTGTTGTACCAAAGCATCCATGATTGTCTTTTGGTTCTCCAAAATCTTCTTCATTGTCTTATCAATGTCTGAAGGAGCCTGTGGTGCCTGAGAAGTGGACTATGCTACAATAGTACTAGATAGGTCAAATAGCTTagaagtagctgtctgcatccagctgttgagactcgccaatgtttgGGAGACTCGTAGATCAAATAGGGAAACTGTGGGCACGAGCACTAGCTTTAGAGCAACTCTAGGGGCTGTGGTAGGAGCTGAAGATGATGGTGGAGGCATAGCAGTGACACTGGTAGAAGGCTCAGCAGACGTGGATGGAAGACAACTGCCTCAGAAGCTACCACtgttggctcatcagactggcgtGTGGTGGTAGAAGGCTGAACTTTCTTATTATTGGTTGCTCGCATCCATCAGAGAATACCAATCATAGGGATTCTTCCCTTCACCTTGGTGTCAAAATCCCTGATCTCTACCTTTGCATCGGTGAGGTCCTCTACGATAGTGTTGGGATAAGGATTGGCCGAGTTGTCCTTCCGTGCAATCGCTAAA
Above is a window of Nicotiana tabacum cultivar K326 chromosome 8, ASM71507v2, whole genome shotgun sequence DNA encoding:
- the LOC107830280 gene encoding putative beta-1,3-galactosyltransferase 2 isoform X1; its protein translation is MKSTMNWKNKRAESALKGVASRNLTIFLCIGCFFAGMLFTHRMWTPPEAKRISRTTQVDDQKRKDVKSESKDILGEVSRTDHAIQTLDKTISNLEMELAAARALQDSIMSGSPITQDLNIPELTKKRKYLMVIGINTAFSSRKRRDSVRATWMPQGDKLKKLEEEKGIVIRFVIGHSATSGGILDRAIEAEEKMHGDFLRLEHVEGYLELSAKTKSYFTTAISLWDADFYVKVDDDVHVNLGTLAATLARNRSKPMVYIGCMKSGPVLAQKGVRYHEPEHWKFGEDGNRYFRHATGQLYAISKDLATYISINRHILHKYANEDVTLGSWFIGLDVEHVDDRKLCCGTPPDCELKAQAGNICVASFDWSCSGICKSVERIKEVHRRCGEGENALWSAAF
- the LOC107830280 gene encoding putative beta-1,3-galactosyltransferase 2 isoform X2 codes for the protein MWTPPEAKRISRTTQVDDQKRKDVKSESKDILGEVSRTDHAIQTLDKTISNLEMELAAARALQDSIMSGSPITQDLNIPELTKKRKYLMVIGINTAFSSRKRRDSVRATWMPQGDKLKKLEEEKGIVIRFVIGHSATSGGILDRAIEAEEKMHGDFLRLEHVEGYLELSAKTKSYFTTAISLWDADFYVKVDDDVHVNLGTLAATLARNRSKPMVYIGCMKSGPVLAQKGVRYHEPEHWKFGEDGNRYFRHATGQLYAISKDLATYISINRHILHKYANEDVTLGSWFIGLDVEHVDDRKLCCGTPPDCELKAQAGNICVASFDWSCSGICKSVERIKEVHRRCGEGENALWSAAF